In one Phyllostomus discolor isolate MPI-MPIP mPhyDis1 chromosome 8, mPhyDis1.pri.v3, whole genome shotgun sequence genomic region, the following are encoded:
- the TSPOAP1 gene encoding peripheral-type benzodiazepine receptor-associated protein 1 isoform X1 gives MEQLIPLPRPEDLGAMESWALPTWQNWTPGQGGEPGGAAPSIAVTPAALQVGELRPLESFKPKGAQCSGAIGDIHPEGTEMGLSSPGHQAASLGPSCPRLEDAEVEAFHKGKLDMGFGDRPNLELLRALGELQQRCATLKEENQMLRKSSFPETEEKVRRLKRKNAELAVIAKRLEERARKLQETNLKVVSAPVPHPRASLELCRKALARQRTWDLSETASALLAKDKQIAALQRECRELQARLTLAGKEGPQWLHMRDFDRLLRESQREVLRLQRQIALRNQQESSLPLRPPGRTVRVRARAPTSRAPGEATPQEDVENPPAVLGEPEKQQRVQQLESELSKKRKKCESLEQEARKKQRRCEELELQLKEAQNENARLVDENSRLSGRATQKEQVEWENAELRDQLLGVTQERDSALRKSQGLQSKLESLEQVLKHMREVAQRRQQLEVEHEQARLSLQEKQEEVRRLQQAQAEAKREHEGAVQLLESTLDSMQVRVRELEEQCRSQTERFSLLAQELQAFRLHPGPLDLLTSTLGCSALGDRPPPPCCCSVPQPCQGSGPKDLDLPPGSPGRCTPKSSEPASASLAGVPRRTAKKAESLSNSSRSESIHNSPKSCPTPEVDTASEVEELEADSVSLLPAVPEGSRGGARIQVFLARYSYNPFEGPNENPEAELPLTAGEYIYIYGNMDEDGFFEGELMDGRRGLVPSNFVERVSDDDLLTSLPSELADLSHSSGPELSFLSGGGGGSSSGGQSVGGRSQPRSEEEEAAGDQLSLSPPPEGLGEPLAVPYPRHLAVLKQLAHSVVLAWEPPPERVELHGYRICVNGELRQTLGPGAPPKAVLENLDLRAGSFRVSVQALTSRGSSDPLRCCLAMGTRARVVPSQLQVHRLTATSAEITWVPGDSNLAHAIYLNGEECPPARPSTYWATFCHLRPGTLYQARVEAQLPPGGSWEPGWERPEQRTATLQFTTLAAGPPDAPLDVQIEPGPSPGILIISWLPVTIDAAGTSNGVRVTGYAIYADGQKIMEVASPTAGSVLVELSQLQLLQVCSEVAVRTMSPHGESADSIPAPVAPALAAACLPARVFCSSPSTRPGSEARPALAPASPGPGDPSSPVHCPELHGTRESPGGPPASPLSEIPKGSQEEPPAPCSQEEVGAAVLGTPEDRRAGQPAMGEKAPWPAASSPAQEQAERTTGEACPAPCSPEGAVAQKVPCAEASLRGDPGAGLRPRTEKEDMAELGVRLVNSLADQGRNSDLSDIQEEEEEEEEELGSRTCSFQKQVAGNSSRENGPKPQPQPHPEPFSETDSDEEILEQILELPLQQFCSKKLFSIPEEEEEEEEEEKPGAGSSPRDPSPPEPTLLGLGCDSSLLQGPGLCPLSPEPCSARDHLEDMPGLVGGSSGRRGGGSAEKPPNRKRSPDPREHCSRLLSNGGPQASGRPGPTREKGSPPVGEGTRGGPEAGGRGRPAPSLRCLRGQTPESGLVSCLSPKCLEISIEYDSEDEQEAGGGGISITSSCYLGDGEAWGTASTGKPKGALKANSGPNPYPRLPAWEKGEPERRGRSATGRAKEPASRATEIGEPRGQDSSGRRGPPRRRARAPRPSTAEPVAPLRSPPEEVLAYQDLPVRVFVALFDYDPVSMSPNPDAGEEELPFREGQILKVFGEKDADGFYRGEAAGRTGYIPCNMVAEVAVDSPAGRRQLFQRGYLSPDVLTEGSGNGSFLYPTACTARPPPKPRRSKKAESEGPAQHCAGPPELVPSASLRAPRSMVAAFDYNPRESSPNVDVEAELPFRAGDVITVFGGMDDDGFYYGELNGQRGLVPSNFLEGPGPEASSLNKESGMPQAESQDWASSTQGHPVPLGWPCAPGPGPGPGSLPRIELGEPQGTSEKVRGLFSKGKQLLRKLGSGKKE, from the exons ATGGAGCAACTGATACCCCTCCCGCGGCCAGAGGACTTGGGAGCCATGGAGTCATGGGCACTCCCCACCTGGCAGAACTGGACTCCAGGCCAGGGGGGCGAACCTGGAGGTGCAGCCCCAAGCATTGCCGTTACTCCGGCAGCTCTGCAGGTTGGAGAACTGAGGCCTTTGGAGAGCTTCAAGCCCAAGGGAGCCCAGTGCTCTGGGGCTATAGGGGACATTCACCCTGAAGGAACAGAAATGGGGCTGTCCAGCCCAGGACATCAAGCAGCGAGCTTGGGCCCCAGCTGCCCAAGGCTGGAGGATGCGGAGGTGGAGGCTTTCCATAAG GGCAAGCTGGACATGGGCTTTGGGGACAGGCCCAACCTGGAGCTGCTGAGGGCCCTAGGGGAGCTGCAGCAGCGCTGTGCCACCCTTAAGGAGGAAAACCAGATGCTG AGGAAGAGCAGCTTCCCGGAGACAGAGGAGAAAGTTCGGAGGCTGAAGCGAAAGAACGCTGAGCTGGCGGTCATTGCCAAGCGCCTGGAGGAGAGGGCCCGGAAGCTGCAGGAGACTAACCTGAAGGTG GTGAGTGCCCCTGTGCCTCATCCACGGGCCAGCTTGGAGCTGTGCAGGAAGGCCCTGGCCCGCCAGCGAACCTGGGACCTCAGTGAGACAGCCAGCGCCCTGCTGGCCAAGGACAAGCAGATTGCTGCTTTGCAGCGGGAGTGCAGGGAGCTGCAGGCCAGGCTCACCCTGGCCGGCAAG GAGGGCCCCCAGTGGCTCCACATGAGGGACTTCGACCGGCTGTTGCGCGAGTCCCAGCGGGAGGTATTGCGGCTGCAGAGGCAGATCGCCCTGCGCAACCAGCAGGAGTCGTCCCTGCCGCTCCGGCCCCCGGGCCGCACTGTCCGGGTCCGAGCCCGAGCGCCCACCTCCAGGGCCCCGGGAGAG GCTACTCCCCAGGAGGATGTGGAAAACCCACCTGCGGTCCTAGGGGAGccagagaagcagcagagggTGCAGCAGCTG GAATCAGAGCTTAGCAAGAAGCGGAAGAAATGCGAGAGCCTGGAGCAGGAAGCCCGCAAAAAGCAGAGGCGATGTGAGGAGCTG GAACTGCAGCTGAAGGAAGCCCAGAATGAGAATGCCCGCCTCGTGGACGAGAACTCTCGGCTCAGCGGGAGAGCCACGCAGAAGGAGCAG GTGGAGTGGGAGAATGCAGAGTTGAGGGACCAGCTCCTAGGGGTGACACAGGAGAGGGACTCTGCCCTTCGCAAGAGCCAGGGCCTGCAGAGCAAGCTGGAGAGCCTGGAGCAAGTGCTGAAG CACATGCGGGAGGTGGCCCAGAGGCGGCAGCAGCTGGAAGTGGAGCATGAGCAGGCTCGGCTTAGCCTtcaggagaagcaggaggaggtcCGGAGGCTGCAGCAG GCCCAGGCAGAAGCCAAGAGGGAACATGAAGGGGCCGTGCAGCTGCTGGAG TCTACCCTGGATTCCATGCAG GTCCGGGTTCGAGAGCTTGAGGAGCAGTGCCGCAGCCAAACAGAGCGCTTCAGCCTCTTGGCACAGGAGCTCCAGGCCTTCCGCCTGCACCCTGGCCCCTTGGATCTGCTCACCTCGACCCTGGGCTGCAGTGCCCTTGGGGACCGCCCAccacccccctgctgctgctctgtcccccagccctgccagggaTCTGGCCCCAAAG ACCTTGACCTCCCACCGGGATCCCCAGGACGCTGCACCCCAAAGTCTTCTgagcctgcctctgcctcccttgCTGGGGTCCCTCGAAGAACAGCCAAGAAGGCAGAGTCTCTCTCCAACTCCTCTCGTTCTGAGTCCATCCACAACAGCCCCAAGTCGTGCCCTACGCCTGAG GTGGACACAGCCAGTGAGGTGGAGGAGCTGGAGGCAGACAGCgtctccctgctcccagcagtGCCGGAGGGCAGCCGGGGAGGAGCCAGGATCCAAGTCTTCCTAGCCCGCTACAG ctaCAACCCCTTCGAGGGCCCCAACGAGAATCCCGAGGCAGAGCTTCCGCTTACCGCTGGCGAGTACATCTACATCTATGGCAACATGGATGAGGATGGCTTTTTTGAAG gggAGCTCATGGATGGCCGAAGAGGCCTGGTCCCTTCCAATTTTGTCGAGCGTGTGTCCGACGACGAcctcctgacctccctccctTCGGAGCTGGCCGATTTGTCCCACAGTTCGGGCCCTGAACTCAGTTTCCTGAgcggaggtgggggtggcagcagTAGTGGGGGCCAGAGCGTCGGGGGACGCAGCCAGCCCAGatccgaggaggaggaggctgcaggggaCCAGCTCAGTCTGAGCCCCCCACCTGAGGGCCTGGGCGAGCCCCTTGCTGTGCCTTACCCCCGCCATCTGGCTGTCCTCAAGCAGCTGGCCCACAGCGTGGTGCTGGCCTGGGAGCCGCCTCCTGAGCGAGTGGAGCTACATGGCTACCGCATCTGCGTGAACGGGGAGCTGCGTCAGACCCTGGGACCCGGGGCGCCCCCTAAGGCTGTGCTTGAGAACCTGGACCTGCGGGCTGGGTCCTTCCGTGTCTCTGTGCAGGCCCTGACCAGCCGGGGCAGCTCTGACCCTCTGCGCTGCTGCTTGGCAATGGGCACCCGGGCCAGGGTGGTACCGAGCCAGCTACAGGTCCATCGACTGACAGCCACCTCTGCTGAGATCACCTGGGTGCCTGGCGATAGCAACTTGGCTCATGCCATCTACCTCAATGGGGAAGAATgcccccctgcccgccccagtACCTACTGGGCCACCTTCTGCCACCTGCGGCCTGGTACACTCTATCAGGCCCGAGTGGAGGCTCAGCTCCCACCTGGAGGGTCCTGGGAACCAGGCTGGGAGAGGCCAGAGCAGCGGACGGCCACCCTGCAGTTCACGACCCTCGCAGCAG gcccaCCTGACGCCCCTCTGGATGTGCAGATTGAGCCAGGGCCCTCCCCTGGAATCTTGATCATCAGCTGGCTCCCAGTAACAATCGATGCTGCGGGCACCTCCAATGGTGTGCGGGTCACGGGCTATGCCATTTATGCGGATGGGCAGAAG atCATGGAGGTGGCCTCGCCCACAGCAGGCAGCGTGCTGGTGGAGTTGTCCCAGCTGCAGCTGCTACAGGTGTGCAGTGAGGTGGCCGTGCGTACCATGTCGCCCCATGGCGAGTCAGCCGACTCCATTCCAGCTCCTgttgccccagccctggctgcggcctgcctgccagccagggTCTTCTGCTCCTCCCCCTCAACACGTCCAGGCTCAGAGGCCAGACCAGCCCTTGCTccagcctccccagggcctggagaCCCCAGCTCTCCTGTCCACTGCCCTGAGCTCCATGGAACTCGAGAGTCCCCTGGGGGCCCTCCAGCAAGCCCGCTCAGCGAGATACCAAAAGGATCCCAAGAGGAGCCCCCAGCACCTTGTTCCCAG GAGGAGGTTGGGGCAGCTGTGCTGGGCACCCCAGAGGACAGGAGGGCCGGCCAGCCAGCCATGGGTGAGAAGGCTCCCTGGCCTGCTGCTTCCTCACCAGCCCAGGAGCAGGCCGAGAGGACCACAGGAGAGGCCTGCCCGGCACCCTGCTCCCCCGAAGGAGCAGTGGCCCAGAAGGTGCCCTGTGCTGAGGCCAGCCTCAGAGGAGACccgggggctgggctgaggcccAGGACCGAG AAGGAGGACATGGCAGAGCTTGGGGTCCGCCTGGTGAACTCCCTCGCAGACCAGGGCAGGAACTCAGATCTGTCAGACatccaggaggaagaggaagaagaggaggaagagctgggTTCCAGGACTTGCTCTTTCCAGAAGCAGGTTGCTGGCAACAGCAGCAGGGAGAATGGGCCCAAG ccccagccccagccccatcccGAGCCCTTCTCTGAGACTGACAGTGACGAGGAGATCTTGGAGCAGATCCTGGAGCTGCCCCTCCAGCAGTTCTGCAGCAAGAAGCTCTTCAGCATTcccgaggaggaggaagaagaggaggaggaggagaagccggGGGCAGGCTCTTCTCCTCGAGACCCCAGCCCACCTGAGCCCACACTGCTGGGGCTGGGCTGTGACAGCAGTCTACTGCAAGGACCTGGGCTGTGTCCCTTGTCTCCTGAgccctgcagtgccagggaccaCTTGGAGGACATGCCCGGACTGGTTGGTGGAAGCAGCGGGAGGAGAGGAGGTGGCTCCGCCGAGAAGCCCCCAAACCGCAAGCGGTCCCCAGATCCCCGTGAACACTGCAGCCGCCTTCTCAGCAACGGCGGGCCCCAGGCCTCTGGACGACCAGGCCCCACACGGGAGAAGGGCAGCCCGCCTGTGGGCGAGGGCACCAGGGGTGGACCagaggctggtgggagagggCGGCCGGCCCCTTCCCTGAGGTGCCTGCGTGGCCAGACCCCAGAATCTGGCCTGGTCAGCTGCCTCTCCCCAAAGTGCTTGGAAATCAGCATCGAATATGATTCTGAGGACGAGCAGGAGGCGGGCGGCGGGGGTATCAGCATCACCAGCTCCTGCTACCTTGGAgatggggaggcctgggggacaGCATCCACAGGAAAGCCCAAGGGGGCCCTGAAGGCCAATTCGGGCCCCAACCCCTACCCACGCCTCCCGGCCTGGGAGAAAGGCGAGCCAGAGCGGAGAGGCCGCAGTGCGACTGGCAGAGCCAAGGAGCCAGCCTCCCGG GCAACAGAGATTGGGGAGCCCAGAGGGCAAGACagctctgggaggaggggccccCCACGTAGAAGGGCCCGGGCCCCCAGGCCAAGCACCGCCGAGCCGG TAGCCCCTCTGAGGAGCCCCCCAGAAGAAGTGCTGGCTTACCAGGACCTGCCTGTCAGGGTCTTTGTGGCTCTGTTTGACTATGACCCTGTGTCAATGTCACCCAACCCTGACGCCGGGGAAGAGGAGCTCCCCTTCCGGGAGGGCCAGATCCTGAAG GTGTTTGGAGAAAAGGATGCTGATGGCTTCTACCGGGGTGAAGCCGCAGGCCGGACGGGCTACATCCCCTGCAATATGGTGGCCGAGGTGGCTGTGGACAGTCCTGCAGGAAGACGGCAGCTATTTCAGCGGGGCTATTTGTCCCCAGATGTTCTCACTGAGGGCTCAG GGAATGGTTCCTTTCTGTACCCCACAGCCTGCACAGCTCGGCCTCCCCCCAAGCCCCGCCGTTCCAAGAAAG CTGAGTCAGAAGGTCCTGCCCAGCACTGTGCAG GCCCCCCCGAGCTGGTCCCCTCTGCCAGCCTGAGAGCTCCCCGCTCCATGGTGGCTGCGTTCGACTACAACCCCCGGGAGAGCTCCCCCAACGTGGATGTGGAG GCAGAGCTGCCCTTCCGAGCAGGGGATGTCATCACTGTTTTTGGGGGCATGGACGACGATGGCTTCTACTAT GGGGAACTGAATGGACAGAGGGGCCTGGTGCCATCTAATTTCTTGGAGGGCCCTGGGCCTGAGGCGAGCAGCTTAAACAAGGAGTCTGGGATGCCCCAGGCCGAGAGTCAG GACTGGGCCAGCTCAACACAAGGGCACCCAGTGCCTCTGGGCTGGCCCTGTGCCCCTggtcctggccctggccctggcagccTCCCCAGGATTGAACTGGGGGAGCCACAGGGCACAAGTGAGAAGGTGCGGGGTCTCTTCTCCAAGGGGAAGCAGCTCCTCAGGAAACTGGGCTCTGGGAAGAAGGAGTGA